A genomic region of Aquipuribacter hungaricus contains the following coding sequences:
- a CDS encoding GNAT family N-acetyltransferase — protein sequence MSAPEIRLRPLGVADAPVLAGWAKDREFCREAGWSTGLDQDAHLTFWQRHITRPPADLVRLGAVSGEDLVGYVDLHGSLPRLRELGVLIGVRDRWGQGLGLQTARAALAHAFQVLHVDEVWAETLDANTRSVRLLRRLGMQETGRGEAGRFLGQPTFYRRFTTESPTPAQSADRAPGAGDCCDRCRPLSTAVDCPPPTPPRR from the coding sequence GTGTCTGCACCGGAGATCCGCCTGCGCCCGTTGGGCGTCGCTGACGCTCCGGTGCTGGCCGGCTGGGCGAAGGATCGTGAGTTCTGCCGTGAGGCCGGGTGGTCGACCGGGCTCGACCAGGACGCGCACCTGACCTTCTGGCAGCGACACATCACGCGACCGCCCGCAGACCTCGTGCGCCTGGGCGCCGTCAGCGGGGAAGACCTCGTCGGGTACGTCGACCTCCACGGTTCGCTGCCCCGTCTCCGCGAGCTCGGCGTCCTCATCGGCGTCCGGGACCGCTGGGGCCAAGGTCTCGGGCTGCAGACGGCACGCGCCGCCCTCGCCCATGCCTTCCAGGTGCTGCACGTGGACGAGGTCTGGGCCGAGACGCTGGATGCGAACACCCGCTCGGTGCGGCTCCTGCGGCGCCTCGGCATGCAGGAGACCGGCAGGGGCGAGGCCGGCCGGTTCCTCGGCCAACCGACCTTCTACCGCCGGTTCACCACCGAGTCCCCGACGCCCGCACAGAGCGCTGACCGAGCCCCCGGCGCGGGCGACTGCTGTGATCGCTGTCGACCACTGTCGACTGCTGTCGACTGCCCTCCACCCACCCCACCCAGGCGCTGA
- a CDS encoding IS3 family transposase encodes MMFRLVQELAADGIPVAVACRELEVSRSGYYEWAARGPSKRSVADTSLTDRITEIHRSSRASYGAPRVHAELKLGLGLRCGRKRIARLMRLAGLQGISHRRKRGRKPDPAVHDDLVQRRFAAEGPDRLWATDVTEHPTAEGKVYCCAVIDAYSRVVVGWSIADHMRTELVVDALQMAQWRRRPGPGTVVHSDRGSVYTSWAFGHRLREAGLLGSMGRVASSVDNTMVESFWSTMQRELLDTRTWATRSDLGSAIFEWIEAWYNPRRRHSALGYLAPTEYENLHTAATTAA; translated from the coding sequence ATGATGTTCCGGCTGGTCCAGGAGCTCGCCGCCGACGGGATCCCCGTCGCGGTGGCCTGCCGGGAGCTCGAGGTGAGCAGGTCTGGCTACTACGAGTGGGCCGCCCGCGGGCCCTCCAAGCGCTCCGTCGCGGACACGTCGCTGACCGACCGGATCACCGAGATCCATCGGTCGTCGCGGGCCAGCTACGGCGCCCCGCGGGTCCATGCCGAGCTCAAGCTAGGGCTGGGCCTGCGCTGCGGCCGCAAACGCATCGCGCGGCTGATGCGCCTGGCCGGCCTGCAGGGCATCAGCCACCGTCGCAAGCGGGGCCGGAAGCCCGACCCGGCCGTCCACGACGACCTGGTCCAGCGCCGGTTCGCCGCGGAGGGACCCGACCGGCTCTGGGCGACCGACGTCACCGAGCACCCCACGGCTGAGGGGAAGGTCTACTGCTGCGCTGTCATCGACGCCTACTCCCGGGTGGTCGTGGGCTGGTCGATCGCGGACCACATGCGCACCGAGCTCGTCGTCGACGCCCTGCAGATGGCCCAGTGGAGACGCCGTCCCGGCCCCGGGACCGTGGTCCACTCCGACCGCGGCAGCGTCTACACCTCTTGGGCGTTCGGGCACCGGCTGCGGGAGGCCGGCCTGCTCGGCTCCATGGGCCGCGTCGCCTCCAGCGTCGACAACACGATGGTCGAGTCGTTCTGGTCGACCATGCAGCGCGAGCTCCTCGACACCCGCACCTGGGCCACCCGCAGCGACCTGGGGTCGGCGATCTTCGAGTGGATCGAGGCTTGGTACAACCCCCGCCGACGCCACTCCGCCCTGGGCTACCTCGCCCCAACCGAGTACGAGAACCTTCACACCGCCGCCACTACCGCGGCATGA
- a CDS encoding transposase: MARRPDTSVAKVAKDLGISESCLRRWMSVDDVEAGRKEGLTSDERNELVELRRRTRVLELENEILKRASAYFARENVLPK, encoded by the coding sequence CTGGCCCGCCGACCTGACACCTCCGTGGCGAAAGTCGCCAAGGACCTCGGGATCAGCGAGTCGTGCCTGCGCCGCTGGATGTCGGTCGACGACGTCGAAGCCGGCCGCAAGGAAGGCTTGACCAGCGACGAGCGGAACGAGCTCGTCGAGCTGCGACGCCGGACCCGGGTCCTGGAGCTGGAGAACGAGATCCTCAAGCGGGCCAGCGCCTACTTCGCGAGGGAGAACGTCCTCCCAAAATGA
- a CDS encoding Lsr2 family DNA-binding protein, which yields MITTPSVSGKPGQAPFVEKGRRAGGSRSKGTRATSKSSTSTKSADGTDNGAVREWARANGHTVSERGRIKADVVQAYRAANG from the coding sequence ATGATCACCACACCGTCCGTGTCCGGGAAACCGGGTCAGGCTCCGTTCGTGGAGAAGGGTCGCCGGGCCGGCGGGAGCCGCTCGAAGGGAACCCGCGCTACGTCGAAGTCCTCGACCTCGACGAAGTCGGCGGACGGCACCGACAACGGTGCGGTCCGGGAGTGGGCCCGCGCCAACGGTCACACCGTGTCTGAGCGGGGTCGGATCAAGGCCGACGTGGTGCAGGCGTACCGGGCCGCCAACGGCTGA